One region of Endozoicomonas sp. Mp262 genomic DNA includes:
- a CDS encoding response regulator produces MIKVLIADDSNVVAMLLKAVLGKEPDIEVVGRAENGKQALEMVQSLKPDLVTMDVQMPEMNGFEATHAIMDSCPTPVMLVSSSVNAEEVHNTFQAIDEGAVAVVEQPQLGGGANPNYDPLKEFLRMVRLMSGANVSQDHAETDATAINNETKKAAEVIAIASAEGGLHAINRIFAQLETAHCPIIINQQLAPGFLEGLVTWLTPKIKLPLKLAENGETLKNGTVYVTPDCHDMTLTQGSEGLVCELTAFDTHDRLSPSADILFQSIASCCPHKAIGVLLSGTNNGLEGVKAMKAAGALTIGQDERSALIDESIKQARQNSLLDHCLSPEAIGQMLSQK; encoded by the coding sequence ATGATCAAGGTACTGATCGCTGATGATTCCAATGTAGTGGCCATGTTACTCAAGGCAGTACTAGGCAAAGAACCGGATATTGAAGTGGTAGGCCGGGCGGAAAATGGTAAACAGGCGCTGGAAATGGTGCAAAGCCTGAAGCCAGACCTGGTGACCATGGACGTACAAATGCCTGAGATGAATGGCTTTGAGGCTACCCATGCCATTATGGATAGCTGCCCTACCCCGGTTATGCTGGTGAGTTCCAGTGTCAATGCTGAAGAAGTGCATAACACCTTCCAGGCTATCGATGAAGGGGCTGTCGCCGTGGTTGAACAACCCCAGCTGGGTGGGGGAGCCAACCCGAACTATGATCCTCTGAAAGAATTTCTTCGTATGGTGCGATTAATGTCCGGTGCCAATGTCAGTCAGGATCATGCTGAAACAGATGCAACTGCAATCAACAACGAAACAAAAAAAGCCGCTGAAGTAATTGCCATTGCCTCTGCCGAAGGCGGGTTACATGCTATCAACCGGATTTTTGCACAACTTGAAACCGCTCATTGTCCCATTATTATCAATCAGCAACTGGCTCCAGGCTTTTTAGAGGGTCTGGTCACCTGGCTCACCCCCAAAATCAAACTGCCTCTCAAACTGGCAGAGAATGGAGAGACCCTTAAAAACGGTACTGTTTATGTGACTCCAGATTGCCATGATATGACCCTGACCCAGGGTTCAGAAGGTCTGGTCTGTGAATTGACCGCTTTCGATACCCATGACCGGCTATCCCCTTCAGCAGATATCCTCTTTCAGTCCATTGCTTCCTGTTGTCCCCATAAGGCCATAGGCGTGCTCCTGAGCGGAACCAATAATGGTTTAGAAGGGGTTAAGGCTATGAAAGCCGCTGGTGCACTAACCATTGGCCAGGATGAACGCTCAGCCCTGATTGATGAGAGTATCAAGCAGGCCAGGCAAAACAGCTTACTGGATCACTGTCTTTCACCCGAAGCTATTGGACAAATGCTGTCTCAGAAATAA
- the cheB gene encoding chemotaxis-specific protein-glutamate methyltransferase CheB: MIRVLVVDDSPVISMLIRAIIEQEADMMVVGQAKNGKEALAMVERHKPDLITMDIRMPEMDGFEATKAIMASNPTPIIIVSATVTPEDFQTMKAGALTLIEKPQGYGQADFKPVRRDLVNSIRELSKVDVKAITRAPTAPTRSSFSSLPEPRSVELVAIGVSTGGPTALLNLLRDFPENFPAPIIISQHISQGFIDGLAGWLDNQLAISVQIATHGEQLKPGAAYFAPDDHHFEIRKLGAIIQAKLTQSPPINRFRPSASVSLQSVATVCKDKAIGIILTGMGNDGADGLLAMHKAGSFTLAQDEASSTVFGMPAEAIALGATDKVANLQEMSDYIRRLAK, translated from the coding sequence ATGATTCGAGTGTTGGTGGTGGATGATTCACCGGTAATATCCATGTTAATCAGGGCTATTATCGAACAGGAAGCCGATATGATGGTGGTTGGCCAGGCCAAGAATGGCAAGGAAGCCCTGGCTATGGTTGAACGGCATAAACCAGACCTGATAACCATGGATATCCGGATGCCGGAAATGGATGGTTTCGAGGCCACCAAGGCCATTATGGCCAGTAATCCGACGCCCATAATTATTGTCAGTGCCACAGTAACCCCTGAAGATTTTCAAACCATGAAGGCCGGGGCTCTCACCCTTATAGAAAAACCACAGGGGTATGGCCAGGCTGATTTTAAGCCGGTTCGCCGGGACCTGGTAAACAGTATAAGAGAACTGTCCAAAGTTGATGTCAAGGCCATAACAAGGGCACCCACAGCCCCCACCCGATCAAGCTTTTCTTCTCTGCCTGAACCCAGATCAGTGGAACTGGTGGCCATTGGCGTTTCTACCGGAGGACCCACCGCGTTGTTAAACCTGCTGAGAGATTTTCCTGAAAACTTCCCTGCCCCCATTATTATTAGCCAGCATATCTCTCAGGGCTTTATTGATGGCCTGGCTGGATGGCTAGACAATCAGTTAGCAATAAGCGTTCAAATTGCTACTCATGGTGAACAGCTAAAACCCGGTGCTGCTTACTTTGCACCCGATGATCACCATTTTGAGATCCGGAAACTGGGAGCTATTATCCAGGCCAAGTTAACCCAGTCCCCTCCCATCAACCGCTTTCGCCCCTCTGCTTCTGTATCGCTTCAGTCCGTTGCAACGGTATGTAAAGATAAGGCAATCGGTATTATTTTAACCGGTATGGGAAATGATGGTGCCGATGGACTTCTGGCTATGCATAAAGCAGGCAGCTTCACCCTGGCTCAGGACGAAGCCAGCTCCACAGTCTTTGGTATGCCAGCAGAAGCCATTGCTTTAGGAGCCACAGATAAGGTCGCCAATCTTCAGGAAATGTCAGACTATATTCGAAGATTAGCAAAGTAG